TTGCTCAGATTACTCTtgactaaaataaaaaggaattagtaTCTTCCAAAACTATCTATAGTTTGAAAATCTACTTGCATTTGTGAATAACAACAAATTGATTAAGAGGGCAAGATCAACAGGCATTATACAAGCCCAGaattctcagggtttttttttttaagtgttacgATGGCAAAAACATGCTTTCCTAGAGTTCCCAAAGAGGTTCTTTGCTAGAATACAACTGATCAAGTATAAATTACCAGCATCCATAGAAAGCTTGCTAAAACCGTAAAAACAAtcttgtgggttgttttttttttttccttcaagtgtGTCCAACAGTTTGTGAAGATGCTTCCATGAAAAGTATAGGTTAACAACTgctaataaagaaaacaaaactgcttTCCACAACTCTACCTTCTAAAGGCTAACCTAAGGGAGGGATTTTCAGCATAGGTAACTGAAGTCTATACAAGAGTCATCTAACTATAGCCCCTACTAGAAATGGAACATATCTAGGACACTCTAATTACATGACAAAGACCAGCTTTGTCAACAAGGACATCTTTGGCCCTTCTAGACTAGCCTTAAATTTTCCATCAAGCATAAGAATTTTCAGTGTCCTTATTATATAAATCACGACAGGTAAGTCTTCCTAGCAGCTGGGCTGGAGAGCACAAAAGGGCAGACCACACCTATCCACACTGTCATCAGCCTCTCTTCAGAACTACCTGTCACACTCCTGTCCCCAGGCCTTCCCTAAGACAGGGGCCATAATACTGTTCTACCTCACAAAGAAGTGAGAAACAACTAACAAGCATTACAAAGCagaaagcactttacaaatacAAAAGTGCTATTTTGGCATTTATATAACAACCAGAAGACATTCATTGCTTGTGCTATTTGGCAATTTTGCATTTACAACTCTCCCTGCTTGTGCCCTCCTTGTGTAAAGTCTTGAGCTTTCTACTCTGCCGCCCTGTGCAGGAAAGAGAAATTTCTACTCAGACCAGAGCCCGTATCAATATGGGTGGAGGTGTGGGTTCGAATGTCTCCCCCATTACTGCAGAGGGGGAGGGGTACACAGATACAAAATGAAGGCAAATGAGATGAAGGAGCCTGGCGCCCCAACATGGGAACATTTGCTTTCCTGGATTTCTCACATAAGGCCAGCAAAACTGAGCAAATTGACTTCTGTAGCAGGTCGCTGGGGCAACTGTTGATGGCCTGAGTCTCACTTGAAACAAGCATCAAGCTGACCTGGGAAAGAAAAAGTCACACATAGCTGCGATTGTTCCATTTCCCAGCACTTAAAAGATCACAGATGAGACCTGAAAGAAATACTGGGCCTGGAACACACCTGACACCGGCGGCAGGGGTCTGGTCATATGCACAGACTACCTTGACCCAGCATGAAGCTAgactattttaaaggaagtagcAAAGAACCAGGAGCAGGACCACGATTTCCCAGATCTGAAAACCAGCTGTGAATGAATTTCTAAACCTCAGAGATTCCACCCTGGAGACGAGGGTGTGTAGCTTTTCTGCCCAGTTTCCCCCGGACACCTCAAAATAGTAGCTAGCTGTGgctcagaggaaggaagggaagagcacACAAAATATCCACTCCTGTAGGACGGACAAAGTTCCTCTACTTTTTGTGGGACTATAGCTGATGTGTAGGAACAGGGTAAACAGTGGCTTAATACCTGCTGAAACCAGGACAGAATTACTCACACCCGCCTTTCACTTTACCCCGTAACCCTCACTCCAACCACACGCTCTCCCCGCTTCCCACGGGCCATCACTGCCCAAGCTACTCTATTGCCTGTCATCCtgtaccctcccccacccccctaaCTCCCCTTCCTCAAGGTCCTCAAAGTGCCCGCTCCTCCACGCTCTTCATCCTCCGCAGCGTGTATGTGGTGACGTTGCCACGCTCAAACACACCTCCCAAACATTTCTTCGTTAGGGAGGAGGCAGGCAAAATACAGCACCCCCGAAAGAACAAGTCTTACTCAACCCTCCCCTTCAGGACCCCGAACACCTCAAGGCTCCCCAGTCATTCTCCGATTGCCCCCCCTTCCTCATTTCTTTCTACAGGGTCTGTCCCCAGGACATCtagccccccgccccgccccccagtGCGCAGCCTCCGTCGGGCGCAGCCCTAGCACAGGTGCAGCTTCTGGTGCTGCGCGAGGTGCGTCTTGTAGCGGAAGCCCTTGCCACAGCCGGCGCACTTGTGCGGCTTGTTGCCCGTGTGGATGCGGCGGTGGCGGATCAGGTGCGAGCTCTGGATGAAGCTCTTGCCGCACTCGATACACGTGTAGGGCTTCTCGCCCGTGTGCGTGCGCTGGTGCTGCGTGAGCGTGGAGAAGTCGCTGAAGCGCTTCTCGCACTGGCCGCAGCGGAAGGGCTTCTCGCCCGTGTGCACGCGCAGGTGGTTCACCAGGTGCGAGTTGCGCCCGAAGCCCTTGCCGCACTCACGGCACACGTACGGCCGCTCCCCCGAGTGCGTGCGCTTGTGCGTGAAGAGGTGAGAGCTGACGCTGAAAGTTTCTCCGCACTCGGAGCACATGTAGGGCTTCTCGCCCGTGTGCACGCGCTGGTGCTTCACCAGGTCCGAGCGCCAGCTGAAGCGCTTGCCGCACTCGCCGCAGCCGTGCGGCTTCTCGCCCGTGTGGATGCGCTGGTGGTTGGCCAGGTGCGAACGGCGCACGAAGCCCTTGCCGCACTCCCCGCAGGCGAAGGGCCGCAGCGCCGCCGACCCCGCGCCGCTGGCCGCCGCGTGCGCCCGCCGGTGAGTCAGCAGGTGCGAGCTGAGGCTGAAGGCCTCGCCGCACTCGGGGCAC
Above is a window of Balaenoptera acutorostrata chromosome 1, mBalAcu1.1, whole genome shotgun sequence DNA encoding:
- the ZNF697 gene encoding zinc finger protein 697 isoform X2; the encoded protein is MAMFAGLSESVGISRSPQEEEEEEQPPPAVLPWRRHLSLGSRHRGDKPAHRRFRRLHHPMAMDLGELDSLMASIMDAPTICPDCGESFSPGAAFLQHQRIHRLAEAAAAASLEPFGFAGECGGVVGMMGVGVGVAGGFGAGPALARPPREKPFRCGECGKGFSRNTYLTNHLRLHTGERPNLCADCGKSFSWRADLLKHRRLHTGEKPYPCPECGEAFSLSSHLLTHRRAHAAASGAGSAALRPFACGECGKGFVRRSHLANHQRIHTGEKPHGCGECGKRFSWRSDLVKHQRVHTGEKPYMCSECGETFSVSSHLFTHKRTHSGERPYVCRECGKGFGRNSHLVNHLRVHTGEKPFRCGQCEKRFSDFSTLTQHQRTHTGEKPYTCIECGKSFIQSSHLIRHRRIHTGNKPHKCAGCGKGFRYKTHLAQHQKLHLC